The following coding sequences lie in one Apium graveolens cultivar Ventura chromosome 1, ASM990537v1, whole genome shotgun sequence genomic window:
- the LOC141708363 gene encoding uncharacterized protein LOC141708363 has protein sequence MALIDNRINDRRDCILGAAGGNLAYQKFMFTVYPKFGFSLETKNLDQILSFVHDFERHNLMNASDKVFSLTYIVAYALTNSHHSIDYKKNEYIELDDVFSEIASVEEKQFSDISPLDNSWAIDIAKNKPILGQKPRMSFRGRTLEVGKSSNTSNKELLHSMSRRVDDLCQKLDHL, from the coding sequence ATGGCTTTAATAGATAATAGAATCAATGATCGAAGAGATTGTATTTTAGGTGCTGCTGGAGGTAATTTAGCATACCAAAAATTCATGTTTACTGTCTATCCTAAATTTGGTTTTAGTTTAGAAACTAAAAATCTtgatcagatattatcttttgtGCATGACTTTGAAAGACATAATCTGATGAATGCAAGTGATAAAGTATTTAGCTTAACTTATATTGTTGCTTATGCTTTAACCAATAGTCATCATAGCATTGACTATAAGAAAAATGAATATATCGAATTGGATGATGTATTCTCAGAGATAGCATCTGTAGAAGAAAAGCAATTTTCAGATATCAGTCCTTTAGATAATTCTTGGGCAATTGATATTGCAAAGAATAAGCCAATTCTAGGACAAAAACCTAGAATGAGTTTTAGAGGAAGAACCTTAGAGGTTGGTAAATCTTCTAATACCTCTAATAAAGAATTACTTCATAGCATGTCCAGAAGAGTTGATGATTTATGTCAGAAACTGGATCATCTGTAG